The Polaribacter sp. Q13 sequence TCACCTTTTTCTAATAAAGCTCAATTATAACAACAAAAATACTCTTTTAATTAGCAGCACTTTACACTAGCCGTAAAGCAGGTTTCTTATAATAAATCTAGATAACACCTTATTTATAATGCTCCCCATCAAGAACAATTTTTTAAAAAGGTAGAAATATGTTTACATCTGCAAACAGTTCTAATTTTTAGAACAAATAAAGCATCTACTAACGCAACATTCGCTCTAGATCCTAAATTATCACTAAATACAGAAAAAGAATCTATTCTTTTAAAAAGTAGTTTTATATTTATAAAAAATTAAAAAAAACATGAAATTTAGGTTTTACCATGTATTCTTCTTAGCGTATCTTTTATGTACTTCTTGCACTAATGAAGACTCTAAATTTGACCTTGACACTCATCTTTATGCAAATGTAAATACATCTGTTTCTAGTAATGATGTATTAGGTACATGGGATATCTATCCTGTAGCATTCGATGATAATTATAAAGAAGTTCCTGTTAGTTATCAAGATTGTGATAGCAATGATCTTCTATTACTATAAACCAATTACCTTAAAGGGTTAATCTTTCTAAAAAATGACAATTCAAGATGTAGTAGGCACTTTTTCTATTATTGGCAGCAATCAAGATGCTGATAAAAACACGTATAAAGGAGAACTTCATTTATCTTTAGATGAAAATGAAAGAATTGTTGCCAAATGGAATATTAGTGAATCTCAAGAACAATCTGGTACAGGATTTTTTAAAAATAACATTCTTGTGATCAACTTTACATATGTAGGCTTTGAAGATAAAATATATAAAGGAGTGGTGGTTTATAAATGTTTAAACAAAGATATTTTAGAAGGTTTTTGGTCTGAAGAAGCAGGAAACCCGAAATTCTTAGGATCAGAAAATTGTTTTAGAGTAAAAAACGCTAAAACAATTTTAAATTAGATTCTAATTTTATTTTGGCACACTTGCCTTGTAAATTTCTACCTCAGAGGTTGTTGTAATCTGATAAGTTGTATTCGCTTTTATAAGTACAGACTGCCCTTTATCTAAGGAAATAGACTCGTTATTTTGGGTAACAGTGGCAGCTCCTTTTAAAGCCATTAATATTTCTACAGAATTTGAAGTAGCAGTATGAGTGACCGTTTTTGTCAATTCAATTTTACTTAGTTCAAAATCTTTAGCCTTGGTTTTAAAAACAACTTCTCCGTTTGCTTTATTTTCATCACCAAGTAAAATATTCGGAATCGTTTCTTCGAATTTTGTGTTTTTAATCAATTCGGCAACATCTATATGCTTGCTTGTTAATCCAGCTCTTAAAACATTGTCTGAATTTGCCATTAACTCCATATTTACACCTTCTAAATACGCATGTGGCACACCTGCATCCTGAAAAATAGCTTCTCCCCTGCTTAAATTTAAAATATTAAAAAAGTAAATAGAAAAGATTCCTTTATCAATATCTTCAGTATCTTTATTGTTTAATGATTTTGCTGCCCAAAATGCTGGCGAAGATTTCGCTAACTCATTCTTTCTATATTTAGGTAGAATTCTTTTTACCAAAGGTCTTAAAATTGTATTTACCTCTTCTTGGCTATATTCCATTACCTTTTTATAAAGTCCTAAATACCCTTCTTCTAAAAAAGTGTTTAATAAGAAACTTAATTCTACCGTTTCTTTTAAGTTTTTTACTAATTTTTCTTGTTCTAAAAAACCATGTAACAACCAAAAATCTGTTAAAGCCACCATTATTTCTGGCTTGTGATTTTCGTCTTTAAAATTTCTATTACTTGCTGTTAAAGGAATTCCTTGTTCGTTTTCTTTTTTATACCCTATTTTAGCCGCAGCAATACTAGGGTGTACTTGTATAGAAAGCATTTTACTAACATCTAAAACTTTAAACAAATAGGGTAATTTACCAAAGTCGGTTGCCACCTCTGCCCCTAAGTTCTCTGTTCTATTTTGATCTAAAAACTGCTCTAAAGAAACGCTGCCTTTATCTGTAATTACTTTTGATGGTGCTTTTAAATGCGCCCCTAACCAATATTCTGCATACGTGGTGTTTGGTACTATCGGTTGTGAAACTAAATTAGGAATGAAGCTTTCTCCCCCCCAATCATAATTTTGCACTTGTCCTTCAATTCTAAATAGTCTATTGTCTTTTGTATCCAAATTCCCCATATTTTTTTATTAGCCGTTTATTAATTCTTTAAGATCATAGACTTTTCTTAATAGTACTCTTTCATCTATTTTATGAACCAAATCTTCCGCAGATATCTTCCTCATTTTCTTCATTAGCGTTTTGTTGAAAATATTTTTTGGTGATGTGTGAACAATCAAATTAATATCTTCTGTTTTAGACAAAAATCGTACACCCGCTTTTACTGCAGACATGGATGTCTTTTCTTTTCGTAAATTTAAAATAGAAATATCAAATTTAGAAGATTCTTTTAACTTAAAAAGAAATTTTAATATTTTATTATCATTGCCATTATTTACAAGACATATTTTATATTGTTTATTAAAGAATGATTTTAAATAGAAATTTTCTAAAACATCCATATCGTTCTTACCAAAAACAACGATGATCCCTTTCTTCATATTTCCTTTTTTTTATAATTTTAAGCACTGTTAATGCATTTTAGACCAACAATTCCTTTATTTTTAACAAACTATTTTTTCTTTCCTTTTCTATAAAACCAAGCTATTTGACCTAATTGCCCCACTATTTTTACAGAATCTTTCATAGATAGTTTAGAACCATCTGCATGAATCCATCTTTTTAAGGGTTGCTCACATAACATTTCTTTTGCTTTATCCAATCCATAATGAAGTGTTATTCTTCTAAAAATTTCT is a genomic window containing:
- the manA gene encoding mannose-6-phosphate isomerase, class I, which codes for MGNLDTKDNRLFRIEGQVQNYDWGGESFIPNLVSQPIVPNTTYAEYWLGAHLKAPSKVITDKGSVSLEQFLDQNRTENLGAEVATDFGKLPYLFKVLDVSKMLSIQVHPSIAAAKIGYKKENEQGIPLTASNRNFKDENHKPEIMVALTDFWLLHGFLEQEKLVKNLKETVELSFLLNTFLEEGYLGLYKKVMEYSQEEVNTILRPLVKRILPKYRKNELAKSSPAFWAAKSLNNKDTEDIDKGIFSIYFFNILNLSRGEAIFQDAGVPHAYLEGVNMELMANSDNVLRAGLTSKHIDVAELIKNTKFEETIPNILLGDENKANGEVVFKTKAKDFELSKIELTKTVTHTATSNSVEILMALKGAATVTQNNESISLDKGQSVLIKANTTYQITTTSEVEIYKASVPK